A window of [Clostridium] innocuum genomic DNA:
AAAACAACTGAGCCTGCACCAATTTTACTATTCTCACCAATTGTTACTGCACCAAGAATTTGTGTACCAGCACCAACCATGACATTATCCTTTAAAGAAGGGTGACGTTTTCCTTTGTCCTTTCCTGTTCCTCCAAGTGTTACACCCTGATATAATGTAACATTATCGCCAAGAACTGCTGTTTCTCCAATCACGATGCCATTTCCATGATCAATAAAACAGCCTTTTCCAATAACAGCGCCAGGATGTATCTCAATGCCTGTTTTCTTAGCTCCATGCTGTGATATCCATCTCGCCATAAAATATCTTTCTTTTAGATATAAACGATGTGCCAAGCGATAATGGAGTAATGCCTTGAAGCCAGGATATAATAATACCTCAATTGGAGAGCGAAACGCTGGATCTCGCCCTTCAATCACATGTATTTCTTCTTTCACGTATGAAATCAATCCCATAAATACACCTCCGTGAACAACTTAATTTACAGGTCGAATCGAAACAATTTTATTGCTCCACCCTTCTACAACTGGATTGTTTTCCACCGCAGACACAAATTCTTGCGTCGCATCAAAAGTTCCCAGTTTTGTATACTCGCCAGTTACAGTTGCATCTTTATAAAACAGCACGATACGATTTGGTGCAGAGTAATAAACTTCTCCAGCCTTCTCAGAAGTGATTGTTTCAGGATTAGAAGGAATTTCATAGCGATCTGGAATATCATAATATTGCATAACTTCATAGTTTTCATAGTCATCATAATGGTAGATTGGAAGATTCCAATCGCTTGTTCCTACATATCTTGATATTGCACGTGCCGTATCATTATCATATAAGTTCATTGTGAATGGTTCTCCATCACGCCCGAAGCTTACTTCTAGTTCTGGTATAAATTCTGTTGGTACTGATGATGATGCATTGGTTGTTGGTGTATTTGCAGATGATGATGACGATGTATTATTATCATCAGAACTACTGCATCCAGCCATTAAAAATCCTGCTGCTAAGATCATACATAATACTCTTTTTCTATTTTTTTTCATAGATGTGTTCTCCTTTCGCATTTGTATATGCGTGTTTATTTATTCAGAAATTAATTCATTGATATTTAATTTTTTTATTTTTCTTGATGTCAGATATGCAAACAGCATGAACAATTCTGAAACGATCATTCCAGGTAGGATGATAGATATCACATCCGGATGGGAAGCAAAGTTACTGATTCCATATAATTTCATTAAGCTGCCAATAAGTGTATCTGTAAACAGAAAACTCATGAATGTTCCAATCATGGAACCTATTCCTGCAATGATTCCATAACGAATCGCGAATGTGAAACGCAATTGTCCTGTCGTAAATCCTAATGCTTTATAAACTGATAGATTTCGTTTTTCTGATATGA
This region includes:
- the cysE gene encoding serine O-acetyltransferase, whose amino-acid sequence is MGLISYVKEEIHVIEGRDPAFRSPIEVLLYPGFKALLHYRLAHRLYLKERYFMARWISQHGAKKTGIEIHPGAVIGKGCFIDHGNGIVIGETAVLGDNVTLYQGVTLGGTGKDKGKRHPSLKDNVMVGAGTQILGAVTIGENSKIGAGSVVLEDIPDNCTVVGIPGRIVRNNTVT